Part of the Sulfurimonas denitrificans DSM 1251 genome is shown below.
AGTGAAACTAATTGGTATATGGATTATGTCCTTCCAGTTGGGCTCGCAGGTGAGAGACATGACCAACACTCAGAGGCTACTATGCCAGCTCGTTGGACATCTTTCCGTCAACCTGTTATGAGAGTTGCACTAGAGAAAATGGGATGGAAACCTAAAAATCCAGCTCGTGGCACATTAGAAGCTCATATTAAAGCAGGTCTTGGAGAAGTTTGGGAAGAGAATGAGTTCTGGTTTGAATTATGTGTAAATTATATAGATCCAACTGGTGAACTTGGTATTAAAAAGATGTGGGAATCAAAGAAAAATCCTGGTAAACCTGTAACTATCGCAGAGTGGTATGATGCAGCATTTGGAGATAACCTGCCAAATCTTAAAGCAGCAGCTACAACAGATGAAAGATATAAAAATTCTGAATTCCCAGTATATGAGTACATGAGAGATTATGGTGCTTGGATGGAAGAGAACCATATCTACTCTCCACAAGAGAGAGAGATAAAGGATGATGGAGAAAATTACATCTCACATGGTCATAAATATGATAAAAAACATGTTCATATAGACAAGAGAACAGGCGTAATGAGTGCTGAACACGATGGTAAAAAAACACCAATGGGCATTGAAATTGGCGGTAAAAAAATGGAAGGTTTTGCGACGTTAGACAAGAAACTTGACTTCTTCTGTGAATGGCTTGCTGATGATTGGAAATGGCCAGAATATGCTATTCCTTTCTATCCAAGAAGTGAAGAAGAGAAAAAAGAGATGGTTCATATAGTATCACATGTAAATCACTCTTTTATGACGGAAGAAAATTCGTATGCACTAAACACTGTATTCCGTCTGCCGTATAACATCCATACGCGCTCTGCTAACTCAAAGCATCTTATGGAAATTTCTCAAAACCACGACCCTATTTGGATCTCAACAAAAGATGCAACGCGTCAAGGATTTAAACGTGGAGATGCTATACGTGTTAACATAGTAGATAGTTTAACAGGGTTAGAGTCTGGTTATTTCGTTGCTATGGCAGTTCCAACAGAGGGAGTTCTTCCAGGAACGTTGGCTTGTTCACACCATGGTGGACGCTGGAAACTTGTTAATTCAGTCGCAGTTCCAAATGGTGTAACAGATGGTAAAGTTGATGCTCAACCAGTACTAAGAAATATGAATGACCCTAAATTTATAGCACACTCTCCTGAGAATGTAGGTAATGAAGGTGCGCAAATTAAGATTGAAGACTATAGCGGGAAAGCTGGCATAAATAGCTTTGGCGTACCAACTGCTGAAATCCAAATGGATGGAAAAGTAGGGAAATTAAAGTATGTAGAAGGAATTAAACCGTTTAAAGCTGAGAGATTTGCTGAATATAATAGAGACAGCGGAAATATCTGGTGGGATGGACTTAGTGGTTCATGGCAAAATGCTGTCGCAGCTGCACATCCAGACCCTATCTCTGGTATGCACTGTTGGCATCAAAAAGTTATTTTAGAGAAGGCTCAAGCGGGCGACAAAATAGGTGATATTCATGTTAACTATGACAATAACTTTAAAGTATATCAAGGTTGGAGAGATAAGCTAACACGTGGATTGGATGACAATTCTACACTTCGCCGCCCTGAACATCTTAAACGTCCTTGGGTGCCATTATCTTCTAAAGCATACAAGATTAAATAATATAGATAGTTATAAGATAATAGATTTTATCTTATAACTTCTTTCTTCTACTTAGCAAGCCACATCCTAAGCCATAATCCAAACGTTGTTGTATAGCCTACATCGCTATAAAATATCTCTCTATTTTTATCATATATAATTGTTGTTGGGAAAACCGATATATTAAATTTTTCCGCTAAAGAGCCGTTATTATCATTTACAACTTTAAATGTCAAATTACGACTCTTCAAATAGCTCTGTATGTTGCTATTATCTCCAGACTTTGTAGCAATAGTTATTACCTCAAACTCTTTAGAAATAGTTTCAATATTGCCAGCTTCTGCTTTACATGTTGGACACCATGTAGCCCAAAAGTGTAGTAGAATTGGTTTATTCTCACTTAACATGTAAGAACTCCCATCCATTAAAGTAAAGCTATTTACATCTATAGAATCTTGATTTAAATTATTGCTTCTATATAAACTAAGTAGATTTGAAAAAATAGTAATAAATATTAAAAAGAGAAAAATCTCCTTGCTGTAGTTTAAAAGCTTATTTTTCATATTTGCCAACTTTTTGCTTATTTTAACACTAAAGTAACCATTTCTTGATAATATTTTAAAAACAGAGGAGTTTTAGGTGGGTAAAATAATTTTTTTAATAATGTCACTACTATTATTGATTGGATGTAGTTCTCAAAAAGAGGTAGTTGCAAAGTCTGCTATATTTCAAAGTGTTTCAAATGATGAGGCTCTTCTTCTAAGCAAAGAGAGCGATAATGGTTCTTGCCTGCGTTGTGGAATGGATTTAGTAAAGTATTATAAAACAAATCATGCTGCATCTCTTGATGAAAAGATATACCAATATTGTTCAATTCACTGTTTACAAGATCACCTATATGACGGAGTATCATTAAAAAATCCTCAAGTTGTTGATATAAATAGTTTGAAATTTATTGGAGTTGACAAAGCTTATTATGTAGTAGGTAGCAACGTAAAGGGCACTATGAGCAGAATTAGCAAATATGCGTTCTCAAGCAAAGAAGAAGCAGAGATATTTCAAAAAAAACATGGTGGTGAAGTGATGGATTTTTATAAGGCTTTAGAAGTAGCAACAAAGGATTTTAAAGAGCGAAGATAAAATCTTCACTCATACAAAGCTTAAATCATAATACCTTTGATTGTAAAAAATAGTGTTCCTGCCAAGATTGCAGCGGCGGGCACGGTAATTAACCAAGCTGCAACTATTTTTTTGATTGCATCTCTGCGAACATATTGAACTTTTTTAGCTTTTTTAATATTTTTCTTTGTTGACTTTATAATCTTTTTTTCATCCGCAATAAGTTTATAAAGATTAACAATTCTTGTGTAGTCAGATTGAGTTTTATCACTCTTATCTTGTAATATTTTTAACTCATGTTTGTATGCACTTTTGTTGAGTTCTTCATCCATAATAATAAGAGTGTCTTCTTCTATCGTATGATTATTTTCATCTTTTATATGTAACCACTCTCTTAAAAATCCAACACCAAAAATGCCACCTATCGCAATATGCGTTGAGCTGACAGGAAGTCCTAGCTGAGATGCTAAAATAACAGTAAGTGAAGCTGACATGGCAATTGAGAATGCTCTTATCTGATCAAGGTCAGTTATTTCACTCCCAACAGTTTTTATAAGTTTTGGTCCATACAGTGCAAGACCTAGTGCTATTCCAAACGCTCCAACTCCCATAACCCAAAGTGGAATAGAGGCACTAGCAGATACCCCACCATTTATAACAGCATCATTAATAGCAGCTAAGGGACCTATTGCATTTGCAACATCATTTGCTCCATGCGCAAAACTAAGTAAGGCAGCTGCAAATATTAGAGGAATTGTAAATAGAGTGTTTACAGACTCTTTTGTATTTTCTAGAGCTGTTAAGCCAGAATATAATCTTTTTTTAACGAAAAAATATACAAATATTGCAACAATTAAACCAATAGAAAAGGCAGTCATAAAAGTTGGGTCGTTAGTTGTTTGAAGCGAAACAAATGGAATAAAATTTAAAATGTCTATGATTTTTGGCCATATACTTTTTAGCCCCTTTAATATAATATATGCCACGAAAGCTAAGGACATAATTGCTACAAAAAACGGAACATATTTTTTTGCAGCTTCAACTTTATCATCTTTAAAAATTATTGATTTTTTTATTGCAAAAAGAAACAGCGCTGCGATAACTCCTCCAAGAATTGGTGAAATAATCCAAGATGCAACTATACTGCCCATTGTTTCCCAATTGACAACATGAAATCCAGCAGCAGCAATACCAGCGCCCATGACAGCGCCGACAATAGAGTGTGTTGTAGAAACAGGAGCTTTCATCATAGTGGCAAAGTTAAGCCAAAGAGCCGCGGCCAAAAGAGCTGCCATCATAGCCCAAATAAATTGCTCAGGATGGCTATCAAAAGCAGAGATATCAATAATTCCATTTTTTATAGTTTTAACAACTTCTCCACCAGCAATCAAAGCTCCAGAAGCTTCAAAAATTGCAGCGATTATAATTGCTGCAGTAAGTGTTAATGCTTTTGAACCTACGGCAGGACCAACATTATTAGCAACATCGTTAGCGCCTATGTTCATCGCCATATAGGCACCTATGAGCGCTGCAACTGCTAAAAACATACTGTTTGGAATTCCGCCATTATTTAAAAAAGTAAATGTTAAAACAACAATCATAAAAAAGATAGCAAAACCTAGTCTTGTAAAATCAGTTGCACTTCTTTTTAACGCATTTTTTTGAAGCTTGTCGATAGTCCTAAATTCCATTTAGTGCCTTTAGTTTTATTGGCGTGATTGTAATCAAATTATAATTACATATTGATTACAGGTTTTGCAATCTCAATCTTTTTTTACAAAAGCTTTTATGATTTTTTGCGTCTCAATTGGTTTGTCCATACCCATTTGACCAAGAGTTGCCACATTTTCTAGTTTATTTACAATAAGAAGGCTTTGAGGAGTTACTTGACCAAATATTGTATGTCTGCCATTTAACCAAGGGGTTGGCGTAGTTGTTATAAAAAATTGGCTTCCATTTGAATGAGGTCCAGCATTTGCCATTGCTAAAATTCCGCTTTTATCAAAGAGTTTGCCTTTAAACTCATCTTTAAAAGGTTTATTCCAGATGCTCTCTCCGCCTCTACCAGTTCCTGTTGGATCTCCGCCTTGAATCATAAAATTTTTGATTATTCTGTGAAAGGTAAGCCCATCATAGTATCCGTTTTTTACATGTGTTATAAAGTTTTCAACTGCTAATGGAGCAACTTCTTCAAACAACTCTATCTCTATAACGCCTTGAGTTGTCTCTAGTACTACATGTGGATTTTTCTCTTGCGCATATAAATTTATTGATAATATCATCAATATCGCAACTGCTATTTTTCTCATTATTCTCTCTCTTTGATTGATAAATTTATTTATGATATTGTATCTATATTTTATAAAAACTTTAATTTGAAGAGATAATGAGATTAGATTTATTTGTTGTAGAATTTGTCGCAAAAAAAATTGCGACAAATGGAGGAGTTATTTACCAGCAGCTACGCGATCTTTAAGACCTTTGCCAGCTTTGAATTTTGGAACCATTTTATCTTTAGTAGTATAAGTTTTGTCAGTTCCTGGAACTTTACCACTTTTACCTTTTTGTAATGAAGCACCAAAGCTTCCAAATCCCACAAGAGAAACATCTTCTTTTTTTACTAAAGCAGATGCAACCGCTTCTGTAAAAGCTTTGATAGCTGCTTCTGCTTCAACTTTAGTTTTGTAATTGCCACTTGCTTGTACTAGTTCAACGAATTGAGCTTTATTCATAAATCTACCCTTGAATTTATAAAGATTTTCCGAAACTACAAAACCTTAAAATGATAATTTAGCAGTTAAGTAATTCAGCTACAGACACTTTATAGTTTATTTGCTTAAAGATTTCTTCTTTTTGTTAAAAAAATAGAAAAAATAGAGTCTTTTTCTCTTTTTTAGTCCAACTTTTGCTTGTTTTAGCAGTTTTGTCGCTATGCTACTTATATTAGTATCTGTTATTATAGAGGTGAATCCTCCTATCTTATAATATTTATTTTTATTATTATGTATTGATAAAAATACATCCTCTAAGCCATCTCTTTCTTGTTGTGTAAGTGTGCTCATAAAACTAATCCTTCAGCTTATTTATTTTTCTTACAGTTCGAATAATTTCTTCATCTTCAAGTCTTCCAAGCATCTGCATGACGGTTATAGCCGCTTGAGGTTTTGCACGCGCTAGTTTCCAGTCTTGATAGGTTCTCATAGGTATTCCTAACGAATCAGCCATATCTTTTAGGGAAATTTTTTTCCCATTATTTTTAGCCTCTATTGAGTTATGAAGGATGTTGAAGAGATCATTAATTTGCATAAAAAAATTATACGTAATAAATACTTAAATATAAATTTTTATTGTTTAAATATTATTATTAATGTGTTTTATACCATTAATCATTTATATAAATGTGTATATTAGGGTTATAATATAATTAATTAATATATAAACATACGGTTTTACGTGTTTTTAATATATAAAAAATTATTAAAATAGTAAATTATTTAAAACTTTGATTTTATTTGGTGTGAATTTGGTGTAGTTAGCCTTTAGCTATCTTTTTGTTTGTTGGGTGCAGTGTGAGGTATTCTTGAGACTCCACGATATAAAAGGGTTCATAAGTAGTCGCTTCAGTTTTAAAGATAAGCTCTTCATTATTATTTAATGTAAATATAATTGTATTTAAACCTCTAAAAGAGTTTTTTATTATAATTTTGGCGTTCATTGAACTGGTGGTAATTTTATCTTGTGCCACTTTTAACTCATCTATTTTTTCCTTAAGAGCGGGTACTTTTAAGGGGCTATGTTTTTTAGCCCCCTCTAATTTATATTTTAAATCTTCTATCTCCTGCGATAAATAGTTATATTTACTAATTAAAGTAGGAATATCTTTATAGTTTATCTTAAAAAGATTGTCCTCACCACTTACAATGTCTATTGTTATAGAGTTGGATGCATAAATTTTAAGGTTGTTTTTTACCTGATGAATTGTTACATTTTCCGCATAAATTGTACCGCTAAGAGAGTTCTGAATATCAACATTTGTTGCATGAACTTCGCCACCCTCCAAGAGTTTTATTTTTGCATCATGACATCTTAGTTTACCCTTATGTCTATTGATATTGGCAAATTTAGCCTCTTGATATGAATCTTGATGTGTTGCTCCATCGATTGTCAAATTTACAGCTCTTAGAGTTGATTTGGCACCTACATGTCCATTGATATTAATAGTTTCAGATGTAAGTTCAACACCTTCTCCAAGGCTATCTAGGGATGTGTCATGTTGAGAAATAATTACTTCAATGTTATTGCTCTCATCTTTAGCGATTCTGTTTTGAACACGTGAGAGAGATTCTATCTCTATTTTATTGTCAACATAAAAGTTTTTATCATCTAAATGTACATATCCTTTTAGCTTGCTTTTATAAATTTTTCTATCACTATTTTCTATAATTTTTATACTGTTTTCATCTACATTGTACTTTAAGTCGTCAATATTTTTTAGATAAAAATTATCAATTATTTCTCCAAATGCATTAAAACCGTTTTTTCCAAAGAGTGGCTTAATAAACTCCACCAAAATTTCATCCTCCGCAACTTCTATTACTTGATGGTTTGATTTTTTGTTTAAAAATCGAAATAAGAGTCTGCTCTCTCTGGTAATATCTGGTTCAATTCCTATATAGAGAGGAATTTTGATTTTTTTAATGAATTTTCCAGCGTATATATACTTTACAAACTGTTTTAACTTCTCTTTCATTTCGTTGTCAAAAATATTTATTAAAATATTATTTAAAGCTTTAATATTGTTCAGCTCTTTTAGAAGAAGGAGATATATCTCTTTTGGCTGATATTTTTTATATGGAATTTGAGATTCTGGATATAAAACAATATGCACACTGTCTTTATTAGGTGAAAATTCTATACTATAGTCAAGTTTTATAATATTTTTTGGTGTCTGTTTTATAGTTATTAAAAATATCTGTTTTATCTCTACATGTTCATTAATCATTTTTTGATGATTATTGAAATAATCAAAGATATCTTCAGTATAGAGTAGAAAATCTTTCTGCGAGACATTTTTAAGATAAGTTTCTACGCCATTAATATTAAAAGTAAACTCAAGTGGTGAACAGTCGTTCTCAAGAGCAAATTTTTTTATAGTAGCGTTGATATTTTTTGTTTTAAATCTTTTAGTAAGCAAGCAAATCACTATAATCATATTTTGACAAATCTAAATAAAGTTTTCCATCTCTATGAATAACTCTTGAATCATTGTCGTAGGCATCTAAGAAACGTTTTTTTATAATTTTTCTTTGAGATGATTTTATATCTAATGATTTTAGATACTCTTTTAATTCAATAAAATTTAGATTATGAACCAACTCTGCTTCACCTTGGTGGGTGAAATCCTCCAAAATATTTGATTTTTCCAGAGGCTCTTTTTCTCTTTCAATGCGGATTTTTTTATTTACAAGAGTTAAAATATTTTTTAGTTGCTCATCTTTTGAGCTGTATATCTGCTCTATTTTGTCTCTCTCTGCCCTGAGCATCTGCTCTTTATCATTTATGAGTTTGTCTATTTTGTCTTCAAGTTTATTAATTTTATTTTTTAAAAAAGTATTCTCTTTTTGAAAGAGTGTCAATACAGTTGCTATTGTTATTTTTGGTTTTGAGATTTGAGTATTTTGAGAAGCAACACTTTTGCTCTCTTCTATGATTTCTTCATTTTTTTCGGTTATAGAAGGAGTGTTCGTTACTATAATGAACGTTGTTGAATCTTCAATTATATAGTTTAACTTTTTTGCTCTAATCTTTGAATTAAGCATCTCTTTTGACATCTTGAAATGCTTACAATACTCATCTATCGTTAATCTCATTTGAAATCCATAATATTTTTTTTGTTATTCTAGCATAAATATGATTTTTCAAAAGTTATTTTAAATGAAGCCTATATTATAATTGTGGATAAAATTTATAATAAAGAGTTTAATAATGGGTATTTTAGATATTGTAAAAGCGGGTGTATTGTTTGGTGATGATGTCAAAAAGGTTTATCAGCATGCCAAAGAGAATGGATTTGCTATCCCAGCGATAAATGTTGTTGGAACGGACTCTATAAATGCAATACTTGAAGCTGCCGCAAAGGTTAAATCACCTGTAATTATTCAATTTAGTAACGGTGGAGCATCTTTTTATGCAGGAAAAGGGCTGAGTAATGATGGTGAAAAAGCAGCAATCGCTGGAGCTGTAAGTGGTGCTATACATGTACATATGATGGCTCTTAGCTATGGTGTGCCAGTAATCCTTCATACAGACCATGCCGCTAAAAAACTTCTTCCATGGGTAGATGCTCTTCTTGAGGAGAGTGAGAAGTACTATAAAACTCACGCAAGACCTCTTTACTCCTCACATATGCTTGATCTCTCTGAAGAGAGTTTGCAAGAAAATATATCAATATCAAAAAAATATCTACAAAGAATGAGCAAAATAGGTATTAGCATTGAGATAGAGCTTGGTGTTACAGGTGGAGAGGAAGATGGTGTTGACAACTCAAGTGTTGATAATTCACTTCTATATACTCAGCCAGAAGACGTTGCTTATGCGTACAAAGAGCTAAGTGAAGTATCTCCAAATTTTACAATAGCCGCATCTTTTGGAAATGTACATGGTGTTTATAAACCTGGAAATGTTGTGCTTACGCCAAAAATTTTAGATAACTCTCAAAAATATATACAAGAGAAATTTAAAACAGAACAAAAACCAGTAAACTTTGTATTTCATGGCGGCTCTGGCTCATCACTGCAAGAGATTCGTGAAGCGATTAGTTATGGAGTTGTAAAGATGAATATCGATACAGATACTCAGTGGGCAACATGGGTTGGTGTAAAAGAGTATTATGAGAAAAATCGTGATTATCTTCAAGGTCAAATCGGAAATCCAGAGGGTGAAGATAAGCCAAATAAAAACTATTATGACCCAAGAAAATGGCTCAGAGATGGGCAAAAAACACTTATCAAAAGAGTAGAAGAAGCATTTAGCGATTTAAATGCGATAGATAGAAATTAATTTTTCTATCTCTTTGCCTCTTGTTTATAGTTTGAGAGGAGATTATTTAACTTATTTTGATTAAATCTCCAAAATTTTTCTTTATTAAATTCAGCATCACTTATCATTAATTCAAAAAGTTTTTTGTTATCTATCTCAGAACTGTTTTTTTCCATTATTTTTATCATTAACTCTCTAAGAGTCTCTTGAGCCTCTTTTGTTGTATCATCATCTGAGAGTTGTTTGCTTGGCAAAAAAGCGTATATTTTCCAAATACTTATTGCTAAAAATATAATAAAAAATATCATCATTAAAGTTGAAGTTTCCATTAATATGCCTTATGCTTAATTTTATTGATTATATAGACTCAATCATAAGATTTTGGTTAAAATTCTATTAATAGGAAAAAAAAGATGAATGATAAAGTATTTACAAAAGCGATTAAAAAGCAGTTTGAGTTTGATGAAGAGGTAGCGGCAGTTTTTGATGACATGTTACAAAGAAGTGTTCCTTTTTATAAAGAGTCGCAAAAAATTAGTGAATTTTTTGCACAAAAAGCTCTTCAAAATGGCGGTATAGCGTATGATTTGGGTTGTTCTACTGCGACACTTCTTATAAATATAAGCAGAAAATTGCAAAATAAAGCAACGCTTATAGGACTTGACAACTCAGAAGCGATGTTGCAAAGAGCTAGAAAGAAGTGTGAAGCTTTTAAAGCGGATATAGAACTTGAAAATGCTGATATATTAGAGTATGACTATAGGGAAGCGAATCTTTTTATAAGTAACTACACATTGCAGTTTGTTCGCCCTTTAATAAGAGAGGAGCTAGTAAAGAAAATAGCGTCTTCACTGAAAAAAGATGGTCTATTTATCTTTAGCGAGAAAGTCATAAGTCACCACTCAAAACTTCATAAAGATCTGATTGAGTGCTATTATGACTTTAAAAAAGAGCAGGGATATTCAGAATATGAGATAGTTCAAAAAAGAGAAGCGCTAGAGAATGTTTTGATTCCATATAGTGAAGAAGAAAATATTAAGATGGCAAAAAATTGTGGATTTTCTCACTGTGAAGTAGTCTTTAGATGGGCAAATTTTGCCACTTTTATAGCTATAAAATAGAGTGCTAATTAAATTTAATATAAGAATAATGCATAGAAGAGAAATCTTCTTTTAATTAAAGTAGATATAATAATCAGATGAAAACCAATCCTTTAGAAATAGAATTCTTTGGCAAAATAGATAAAAATTTTGAAAAAGAGTTTTATAGCTGTGCAAAAACTATAAAATATAGAAAAGGAGATTCTCCTTTTTCTGTAGATAATCTATTGAGTTATTTTTACATAGTATTAGATGGTAGAATTAAAACATATCAACTAAATTTTGAAAACGCAAAAGAACAGATACTCTTTATATATAAAAGAGGTGATATGTTTGATGTAGTCTCGTTACTTGATGGTAAGGCGCATGAAGTCATATATGAGGTTATGGAAGATTGCAGAGTATTGCAATTTCCTGTACAAAAAATAAGAGAGTGGTTAGAATCTGATTTAGCTTTTAAAAATATGTTTTACACATATCTAGCTTCTAGTATAAGATATACTGAAAATCTCGCTGTTGAGCTCTCTTTATATGAAGTAAAAGATAGATTGATGAATCTACTTTTAGAAAATCTAAATCCAAATGCACGTTTTAGATATAAAGTGCTTCACAACTTATCAAATAGTGAAATATCAAATATGCTTGGAACTGTAAGACATGTAGTTGAGAGAGCTATTAAACAGCTCAAAGATGAGAAGATAATAAAGAGTGGTAGAAAAAACATAACTGTTATTAATGTTCATAAACTATTAGAAAAAAGTACAAAAATGCTACATAAGTAGCAAAAAGTATCTTTCAAACTCTATAAAATAACACAACTTAAACAGAAAGTTTGAGTATTAAATATTTTAATTTGAGGAGTTACTTATGCTAGTTTCAAGATATTTAAATCCAATTCATGGATATGGAAAAAACAAGAGGTTAGGTCTGTTAAATGATTTTTTAAACTCCTTTGATGAGAGTGAGAATAGTCCATTAGCAGATTTTAAACCAGCAGTAAATACAAGAGAAGGTAGAGATGCATATCATGTTGATGTAGATCTCCCTGGCGTAAAAAAAGAGAATATAGAGGTTGATGTTGATAACAACATTCTTACAATATCTGGTCAAAGAGAGGTAAAGAGTGAGGTTAAAGAAGCTGATTATTACAAAATAGAGAGTAGCTTTGGAAAGTTTCAAAGAAGTTTTACGCTTCCTGAGAAAGTGGATGTAGAAAACATTAGAGCAGCTTGCGAAGATGGTGTCTTAGAGGTGGTGATACCAAAACTTCAAATAGAGCCAAAAAGTACTAAAAAAATAGAGATTAAGTAAGGAGTATTTTATGAGTATTATAAATAGTTCTAAAAAACTTGTAGATAAAGTTGAAGAGAAAGTTGAAAAAGGTCTTCAAACAGTAAAAGAGACCTTTGATAATGTAGCTCGTCATCTTCCTTTTGCAAACTTGGCAAAACGCTCAAATGATACTTTTGATATAGAGATAGATTTACCTGGTGTAAAGAAAGAGGATATAGAGATAACTATAGAGGGCAACTATTTGAGTGTAAATGCTCAAAGAAAATATAAAAATGAGACAAAAGCAGATGACTACTACCTTTGTGAATCAAGTTTTGGAATGTTCTCAAGAAGTTTTGCACTATCTGATAATATAAATAGAGATAAAGTTGATGCAAAATATGAGGATGGAAGGCTCTATATAACTCTTGAAAAAGAAGAGTCTAAAAAGAGTAAAAAAATAGCTCTTAAATAGAGCAGATATATTGAAACTTTAGCAATATATTATTAGAGATTACTCTTACCAGACATTTCCTTTAGGCTTTTCTTGTTTCTCTTCTCCAAAGAGATAGTCATAAGCATCTGAGCTGTTTTGACGTATCTCTTTGTGTGAAATTATGTCATCTTTTCCGCACTCATTGTGATAATATCCTTGAAGATCGTAATACTCTTTGCACTCACTGTAATATTGCATAGAGATGCCATGTTTGTTTATACATCCAGAAAATAGAAAAAGTGTTGTAATA
Proteins encoded:
- a CDS encoding protein disulfide oxidoreductase; this encodes MKNKLLNYSKEIFLFLIFITIFSNLLSLYRSNNLNQDSIDVNSFTLMDGSSYMLSENKPILLHFWATWCPTCKAEAGNIETISKEFEVITIATKSGDNSNIQSYLKSRNLTFKVVNDNNGSLAEKFNISVFPTTIIYDKNREIFYSDVGYTTTFGLWLRMWLAK
- a CDS encoding nitrous oxide reductase accessory protein NosL, yielding MGKIIFLIMSLLLLIGCSSQKEVVAKSAIFQSVSNDEALLLSKESDNGSCLRCGMDLVKYYKTNHAASLDEKIYQYCSIHCLQDHLYDGVSLKNPQVVDINSLKFIGVDKAYYVVGSNVKGTMSRISKYAFSSKEEAEIFQKKHGGEVMDFYKALEVATKDFKERR
- a CDS encoding inorganic phosphate transporter; its protein translation is MEFRTIDKLQKNALKRSATDFTRLGFAIFFMIVVLTFTFLNNGGIPNSMFLAVAALIGAYMAMNIGANDVANNVGPAVGSKALTLTAAIIIAAIFEASGALIAGGEVVKTIKNGIIDISAFDSHPEQFIWAMMAALLAAALWLNFATMMKAPVSTTHSIVGAVMGAGIAAAGFHVVNWETMGSIVASWIISPILGGVIAALFLFAIKKSIIFKDDKVEAAKKYVPFFVAIMSLAFVAYIILKGLKSIWPKIIDILNFIPFVSLQTTNDPTFMTAFSIGLIVAIFVYFFVKKRLYSGLTALENTKESVNTLFTIPLIFAAALLSFAHGANDVANAIGPLAAINDAVINGGVSASASIPLWVMGVGAFGIALGLALYGPKLIKTVGSEITDLDQIRAFSIAMSASLTVILASQLGLPVSSTHIAIGGIFGVGFLREWLHIKDENNHTIEEDTLIIMDEELNKSAYKHELKILQDKSDKTQSDYTRIVNLYKLIADEKKIIKSTKKNIKKAKKVQYVRRDAIKKIVAAWLITVPAAAILAGTLFFTIKGIMI
- a CDS encoding peptidylprolyl isomerase translates to MRKIAVAILMILSINLYAQEKNPHVVLETTQGVIEIELFEEVAPLAVENFITHVKNGYYDGLTFHRIIKNFMIQGGDPTGTGRGGESIWNKPFKDEFKGKLFDKSGILAMANAGPHSNGSQFFITTTPTPWLNGRHTIFGQVTPQSLLIVNKLENVATLGQMGMDKPIETQKIIKAFVKKD
- a CDS encoding HU family DNA-binding protein, which gives rise to MNKAQFVELVQASGNYKTKVEAEAAIKAFTEAVASALVKKEDVSLVGFGSFGASLQKGKSGKVPGTDKTYTTKDKMVPKFKAGKGLKDRVAAGK
- a CDS encoding flagellar assembly protein A; this encodes MICLLTKRFKTKNINATIKKFALENDCSPLEFTFNINGVETYLKNVSQKDFLLYTEDIFDYFNNHQKMINEHVEIKQIFLITIKQTPKNIIKLDYSIEFSPNKDSVHIVLYPESQIPYKKYQPKEIYLLLLKELNNIKALNNILINIFDNEMKEKLKQFVKYIYAGKFIKKIKIPLYIGIEPDITRESRLLFRFLNKKSNHQVIEVAEDEILVEFIKPLFGKNGFNAFGEIIDNFYLKNIDDLKYNVDENSIKIIENSDRKIYKSKLKGYVHLDDKNFYVDNKIEIESLSRVQNRIAKDESNNIEVIISQHDTSLDSLGEGVELTSETININGHVGAKSTLRAVNLTIDGATHQDSYQEAKFANINRHKGKLRCHDAKIKLLEGGEVHATNVDIQNSLSGTIYAENVTIHQVKNNLKIYASNSITIDIVSGEDNLFKINYKDIPTLISKYNYLSQEIEDLKYKLEGAKKHSPLKVPALKEKIDELKVAQDKITTSSMNAKIIIKNSFRGLNTIIFTLNNNEELIFKTEATTYEPFYIVESQEYLTLHPTNKKIAKG
- the fbaA gene encoding class II fructose-bisphosphate aldolase — its product is MGILDIVKAGVLFGDDVKKVYQHAKENGFAIPAINVVGTDSINAILEAAAKVKSPVIIQFSNGGASFYAGKGLSNDGEKAAIAGAVSGAIHVHMMALSYGVPVILHTDHAAKKLLPWVDALLEESEKYYKTHARPLYSSHMLDLSEESLQENISISKKYLQRMSKIGISIEIELGVTGGEEDGVDNSSVDNSLLYTQPEDVAYAYKELSEVSPNFTIAASFGNVHGVYKPGNVVLTPKILDNSQKYIQEKFKTEQKPVNFVFHGGSGSSLQEIREAISYGVVKMNIDTDTQWATWVGVKEYYEKNRDYLQGQIGNPEGEDKPNKNYYDPRKWLRDGQKTLIKRVEEAFSDLNAIDRN
- the cmoA gene encoding carboxy-S-adenosyl-L-methionine synthase CmoA, whose translation is MNDKVFTKAIKKQFEFDEEVAAVFDDMLQRSVPFYKESQKISEFFAQKALQNGGIAYDLGCSTATLLINISRKLQNKATLIGLDNSEAMLQRARKKCEAFKADIELENADILEYDYREANLFISNYTLQFVRPLIREELVKKIASSLKKDGLFIFSEKVISHHSKLHKDLIECYYDFKKEQGYSEYEIVQKREALENVLIPYSEEENIKMAKNCGFSHCEVVFRWANFATFIAIK
- a CDS encoding Crp/Fnr family transcriptional regulator, which translates into the protein MKTNPLEIEFFGKIDKNFEKEFYSCAKTIKYRKGDSPFSVDNLLSYFYIVLDGRIKTYQLNFENAKEQILFIYKRGDMFDVVSLLDGKAHEVIYEVMEDCRVLQFPVQKIREWLESDLAFKNMFYTYLASSIRYTENLAVELSLYEVKDRLMNLLLENLNPNARFRYKVLHNLSNSEISNMLGTVRHVVERAIKQLKDEKIIKSGRKNITVINVHKLLEKSTKMLHK